In the Hordeum vulgare subsp. vulgare chromosome 7H, MorexV3_pseudomolecules_assembly, whole genome shotgun sequence genome, one interval contains:
- the LOC123413458 gene encoding 5-amino-6-(5-phospho-D-ribitylamino)uracil phosphatase, chloroplastic-like gives MMMVDTVSASTSFIAHHPFDHHRPKGIHARRTLHVVSCRHLGTAFAGRRLVARVVPMRQPARRLADWPGRALAAVGFTKEAVPRKEFRGIPGEGDTGGLGTDDAPPAATPSWPPQNRADDPSLHNPLMRLERMGCGWVGVIFEWEGMVVEDDTRLERQAWLTLAEEEGKSPPPAFILRRVEGMKAEHAVPEVLCWSRDPSELRRLPRGRPWSRAASGTRSRARPRRATTLWWRRVPCHAPWWWWRRGRAARPPPMRTRTWAPALCGWRCWRSA, from the coding sequence ATGATGATGGTGGACACGGTCAGCGCCAGCACCTCCTTTATCGCCCACCACCCCTTCGACCACCACCGGCCCAAGGGGATCCACGCGCGACGGACGCTCCATGTCGTCAGCTGCCGCCACCTGGGCACTGCCTTTGCCGGCCGACGCCTCGTGGCACGGGTGGTGCCCATGAGGCAGCCCGCGAGGCGGCTTGCCGACTGGCCGGGCAGGGCCCTGGCCGCGGTCGGGTTCACTAAGGAGGCCGTCCCGCGGAAGGAGTTCCGGGGGATCCCGGGAGAGGGCGACACCGGCGGCCTGGGGACCGATGATGCTCCCCCAGCGGCAACGCCGTCGTGGCCGCCACAGAACAGGGCCGACGACCCCAGCCTGCACAACCCCCTGATGCGTCTCGAGCGCATGGGTTGTGGTTGGGTCGGCGTCATCTTCGAGTGGGAGGGCATGGTGGTGGAGGACGACACGCGGCTGGAGCGGCAGGCGTGGCTGACCCTAGCCGAAGAGGAGGGCAAGTCGCCGCCGCCCGCGTTCATCCTTCGGCGGGTCGAGGGGATGAAGGCCGAGCACGCCGTCCCCGAGGTGCTATGCTGGTCCCGGGACCCCTCGGAGCTCCGGCGCCTGCCTCGAGGGCGACCGTGGTCGCGCGCGGCGTCGGGCACTCGCTCCAGGGCCAGGCCCAGGCGCGCGACGACATTGTGGTGGAGACGCGTTCCCTGCCACGcaccgtggtggtggtggcggcgcgggcgagcgGCAAGGCCACCGCCCATGCGTACGCGGACGTGGGCGCCGGCGCTCTGTGGGTGGAGGTGCTGGAGGAGTGCCTGA